CGGAAGTTTTAAATATGGAGATTCCCCCCAGCGAAGGGGATCTTGGCATAACAGCCTTCATGGATGCCGATCATTTTGATATTCTTGCTTTTGTCCGCAGACATGAAAAAAAAGGGGATCTCAGGGCCACGGCCATTTCACTGTATACGGCAGTTAGGGATGAAATCCGTTATGATCCTTATCGCATAGAATTTTCCGTTCATGGTATGAAAGCTTCAACAACCCTTAACCAGGGGTATGGCTACTGCGTGGCAAAAGCAGTCGTGCTGGCTGCCGCCCTCAGGGCTGCTGGTATTCCTGCCCGTCTTGGTTTTGCCGATGTTCGCAATCATCTGTCTACTGCCCGTATGCGGGAGGTTATGGGAACTGATCTTTTTGTGTACCATGGTTATGTGGCCCTTTTTTTGACGGACCGCTGGATCAAGGTGACACCGACATTCAACCGGGAGCTTTGTGATCGCTTTGGTATTCAGCCCCTGGATTTTGACGGTGAAAACGATGCCTTGCTGCATCCCTTTGATATTCAGGGCAGGGAACATATGCGTTATGAAAAGGATCATGGTCTTTTTCAGGATTTACCCGTGACAAGGATTATAAAAGAGTCTATGAAAGCCTATCCTCAGATGATGGTTTACCTTGA
This window of the Desulfobotulus mexicanus genome carries:
- a CDS encoding transglutaminase-like domain-containing protein; this encodes MTEPEVLNMEIPPSEGDLGITAFMDADHFDILAFVRRHEKKGDLRATAISLYTAVRDEIRYDPYRIEFSVHGMKASTTLNQGYGYCVAKAVVLAAALRAAGIPARLGFADVRNHLSTARMREVMGTDLFVYHGYVALFLTDRWIKVTPTFNRELCDRFGIQPLDFDGENDALLHPFDIQGREHMRYEKDHGLFQDLPVTRIIKESMKAYPQMMVYLEKGGAGGDFHAEAGGDSPG